In Rhodovulum sulfidophilum DSM 1374, the following are encoded in one genomic region:
- the hypA gene encoding hydrogenase maturation nickel metallochaperone HypA, translated as MHEMSLCEGIRGIVEDQARAHGFATVRVLRLEIGRFAGVEKPALEFAFDVVMRGSPAEGARLEMIDLPGRAMCYDCAEEVEIENRLDPCPRCGGGKLMPVAGDEMRIKDMEVV; from the coding sequence ATGCATGAGATGTCGCTTTGCGAGGGGATCCGCGGGATCGTCGAGGATCAGGCCCGGGCGCATGGTTTCGCGACGGTTCGGGTGCTGCGGCTGGAAATCGGACGCTTTGCCGGGGTCGAGAAACCGGCACTGGAATTCGCCTTCGATGTGGTGATGCGGGGCAGCCCGGCCGAAGGCGCGCGGCTCGAGATGATCGACCTGCCGGGCCGGGCGATGTGTTACGATTGCGCGGAGGAGGTCGAGATCGAGAACCGGCTCGACCCCTGTCCGCGCTGCGGCGGCGGCAAGCTGATGCCGGTGGCGGGCGATGAAATGCGGATCAAGGATATGGAGGTGGTGTGA
- the hybE gene encoding [NiFe]-hydrogenase assembly chaperone HybE: MSAGFEGSYGGRADRISSAAVMECKICWTVYDPALGDEFRQILPGTPFAALPEDWTCPTCDAPAAQFMVRDDPGAADAASRPGARDAASWLAGRVAALEAEFREIWHGKMRDVPLVNASLHVEAVGFALYDGRPLGVLVAPWFMNLFLLPAEDEDWSDLTPGAKEVLDFPSGSYEFIHNVRPMVGGYKACSLFSPMTDFASQLQAVDVARAVTVELFKAENLEETDRAAEIRSTREAELAAAEPACEAEEGAADEPPAVPTRRAVISGGLATEAPGE; encoded by the coding sequence ATGAGCGCGGGTTTCGAGGGCAGCTATGGCGGCCGCGCCGACCGGATCAGTTCGGCCGCGGTGATGGAATGCAAGATCTGCTGGACGGTCTACGATCCGGCTCTGGGCGACGAGTTCCGCCAGATCCTGCCCGGAACCCCCTTCGCAGCGCTGCCGGAGGACTGGACCTGCCCGACCTGCGACGCACCGGCGGCGCAGTTCATGGTCCGGGACGATCCCGGAGCCGCGGATGCGGCAAGCCGACCCGGAGCCCGTGATGCGGCAAGCTGGCTGGCCGGGCGCGTCGCCGCGCTCGAGGCCGAGTTCCGCGAGATCTGGCATGGAAAGATGCGCGACGTGCCGCTGGTCAACGCTTCGCTGCATGTCGAGGCGGTGGGGTTCGCGCTTTATGACGGGCGCCCGCTCGGGGTGCTGGTGGCGCCCTGGTTCATGAACCTGTTCCTGCTGCCCGCGGAGGACGAGGACTGGTCGGATCTGACGCCGGGCGCGAAGGAGGTGCTGGACTTTCCCTCCGGCAGCTACGAGTTCATCCATAATGTCCGGCCCATGGTGGGCGGCTACAAGGCCTGCTCGCTGTTCTCGCCGATGACCGATTTTGCCAGCCAGCTGCAGGCCGTCGACGTCGCCCGCGCGGTGACGGTCGAGCTGTTCAAGGCCGAGAATCTCGAGGAGACCGACCGCGCCGCCGAGATCCGCAGCACCCGCGAGGCCGAGCTTGCGGCGGCCGAACCCGCCTGCGAGGCAGAGGAGGGGGCCGCCGATGAGCCCCCCGCCGTTCCGACCCGTCGCGCGGTGATTTCGGGCGGGCTTGCCACGGAAGCGCCGGGGGAGTGA
- a CDS encoding hydrogenase expression/formation protein, which translates to MVSNFHLPPTGFGPGSQPADEDMGYMQMPSGMRTYAPHLPEIADADAAGPALALLTRVAAACDRAAATGEGEAFRLSDLPPDARRLLAETLGQGEVSVRIGGIAPVAAQESVFAGVWCVLGEGIDRIEVGAVPACARMACAPEGAALGLAAPKGPDVFNAPALLVELLDHAQAWQAGQPPHVVNLTLLPHTEGDLLWLDAALGAGAVTILSRGYGNCRVAATATPNVWRVQFFNSMDSLILDTFEVTEMPEVALAAPEDLTDSAARLREVLEAIR; encoded by the coding sequence ATGGTTTCGAATTTCCACCTGCCCCCGACCGGCTTCGGCCCCGGCTCGCAACCCGCCGATGAGGATATGGGCTACATGCAGATGCCCTCGGGCATGCGGACCTATGCCCCGCATCTGCCCGAGATCGCCGATGCCGATGCGGCGGGCCCGGCGCTTGCGCTGCTGACGCGGGTCGCCGCCGCCTGCGACCGTGCCGCCGCGACCGGCGAGGGCGAGGCGTTCCGGCTGAGCGACCTGCCGCCGGATGCGCGCCGCCTGCTGGCCGAGACGCTGGGGCAGGGCGAGGTCTCGGTGCGCATCGGCGGCATCGCTCCGGTCGCGGCGCAGGAAAGCGTCTTTGCCGGGGTCTGGTGCGTGCTGGGCGAGGGCATCGACCGGATCGAGGTCGGTGCGGTGCCTGCCTGCGCCCGCATGGCCTGCGCGCCCGAAGGCGCGGCCTTGGGGCTCGCGGCGCCGAAGGGCCCCGATGTCTTCAATGCCCCGGCGCTTCTGGTCGAGCTTCTCGATCACGCGCAAGCCTGGCAGGCGGGTCAGCCGCCGCACGTCGTCAATCTCACGCTGCTGCCGCATACCGAGGGCGATCTGCTGTGGCTCGACGCGGCGCTGGGCGCGGGGGCGGTCACGATCCTGTCGCGCGGCTACGGCAATTGCCGGGTCGCGGCCACCGCCACGCCGAATGTCTGGCGGGTGCAGTTCTTCAACTCGATGGACAGCCTGATCCTCGACACCTTCGAGGTGACCGAGATGCCGGAGGTGGCGCTGGCGGCGCCCGAGGACCTGACGGACAGCGCCGCGCGTCTTCGCGAAGTGCTGGAGGCGATCCGATGA
- a CDS encoding hydrogenase accessory protein: MTHPLIARLETDLGWPRLATIAELEAFTHAPGLHCLFVPGDPVRNLETADAAVILPELRQAFQDAFDCAIVDDAIEARLREATRALKTPGFVFYREGRLLGDIQKIRDWDDYLTRIAHILSLTEA, encoded by the coding sequence ATGACCCACCCGCTGATCGCCCGTCTCGAAACCGACCTCGGCTGGCCGCGACTGGCCACCATCGCCGAACTCGAGGCCTTCACCCATGCGCCGGGCCTTCATTGCCTGTTTGTCCCGGGCGACCCCGTGCGCAACCTCGAGACCGCCGATGCGGCGGTGATCCTGCCCGAGCTGCGGCAGGCCTTTCAGGACGCCTTCGACTGCGCCATCGTCGACGATGCGATCGAGGCGAGGCTGCGCGAGGCGACCCGGGCGCTGAAGACCCCGGGCTTTGTCTTCTACCGCGAGGGGCGGCTTCTGGGCGATATCCAGAAGATCCGCGACTGGGACGATTACCTGACCCGCATCGCGCATATCCTGTCGCTGACCGAGGCCTGA
- a CDS encoding HypC/HybG/HupF family hydrogenase formation chaperone, whose amino-acid sequence MCVGAPMRLSTVDGIVGRTGDGTLIDLSLTPDLRPGDWVLTFLGAARERLDPDEAQKILAALEGLRAVMAGGSAGDAFADIDAREPTLPPHLQAALAAGAAQG is encoded by the coding sequence ATGTGCGTGGGCGCGCCGATGCGGCTGAGCACGGTTGACGGCATTGTCGGGCGGACCGGGGACGGGACGCTGATCGACCTGTCGCTGACCCCCGATCTTCGCCCGGGCGACTGGGTGCTGACCTTTCTCGGCGCCGCGCGCGAGCGGCTCGATCCCGACGAGGCGCAGAAGATCCTCGCCGCGCTCGAGGGGCTGCGCGCGGTGATGGCGGGCGGCTCGGCGGGCGATGCCTTCGCCGATATCGACGCCCGCGAACCGACCCTTCCGCCCCATTTGCAGGCCGCTCTGGCGGCCGGCGCTGCCCAGGGATGA
- a CDS encoding HyaD/HybD family hydrogenase maturation endopeptidase, translating into MPAATDRLTLILGIGNVLWADEGFGPRCLEALAENHAFDAGVRLLDGGTQGLYLLPFLEEADDLLIFDAVDYGLPPGTLKIVRDADVPAFMGAKKMSLHQTGFQDVLATAALVGCLPSRMTLIGCQPAELEDYGGGLTPTVAARLPEALSAALAELDGWGVAARPGRTVSADLADPSIRRDAYETGRPPAELACRSGDDRFFPGADGTGRAG; encoded by the coding sequence ATGCCAGCCGCGACTGACCGCCTCACGCTGATCCTCGGGATCGGAAATGTGCTCTGGGCCGATGAGGGCTTCGGGCCCCGCTGTCTCGAGGCGCTGGCCGAGAACCATGCCTTCGATGCCGGGGTGCGGCTGCTCGATGGCGGCACCCAGGGGCTTTACCTTCTGCCCTTCCTCGAAGAGGCCGACGATCTTCTGATCTTCGATGCGGTCGATTACGGGTTGCCGCCCGGCACCCTCAAGATCGTCCGCGACGCCGATGTGCCCGCCTTCATGGGTGCCAAGAAGATGAGCCTGCATCAGACCGGCTTTCAGGATGTGCTGGCCACGGCCGCGCTGGTCGGCTGCCTTCCGTCGCGCATGACCCTGATCGGCTGCCAGCCCGCCGAGCTGGAGGATTACGGTGGCGGACTGACCCCGACGGTTGCCGCGCGTCTGCCCGAGGCCCTGTCCGCGGCGCTGGCCGAACTGGACGGATGGGGCGTCGCGGCGCGGCCGGGTCGTACCGTCTCGGCAGATCTGGCCGACCCCTCGATCCGCCGCGACGCCTATGAGACCGGCCGCCCTCCGGCCGAGCTTGCCTGCCGCTCGGGCGATGACCGCTTCTTCCCGGGCGCGGACGGCACCGGGCGGGCCGGCTGA
- the cybH gene encoding Ni/Fe-hydrogenase, b-type cytochrome subunit gives MSSKDRTDIPIHIPNPEAPTPLEAARLTGGARPEDIASLQLRTAVYVYEMPVRIWHWVNALAITVLIVTGYLIGSPPPTMEISEATNQFVFGYIRFAHFAAGMVMTFAFLGRIYFAFIGNRHARQLFYIPFWRKRWWKELLFEARWYAFLEKEPKKYIGHNPLAHLAMFTFITLGMSFMIVTGFALYAEGAGQGSIYDRMFGWVLGLVGNSQRLHTLHHLGMWAITLFAIFHIYAAIREDIMSRQSMITTMISGWRTFKDNRVE, from the coding sequence ATGAGCTCCAAGGACAGGACCGACATCCCGATCCATATCCCGAACCCCGAGGCGCCGACCCCGCTGGAGGCCGCGCGGCTGACCGGCGGCGCCCGCCCCGAGGATATCGCGAGCCTGCAACTGCGCACGGCCGTCTATGTCTACGAGATGCCGGTCAGGATCTGGCACTGGGTCAACGCGCTGGCGATCACCGTTCTGATCGTGACGGGCTACCTGATCGGCTCGCCGCCGCCGACGATGGAGATTTCCGAGGCCACGAACCAGTTCGTCTTCGGCTATATCCGCTTCGCCCATTTCGCCGCCGGCATGGTCATGACCTTCGCCTTCCTGGGCAGGATCTACTTCGCCTTCATCGGCAACCGGCATGCGCGCCAGCTGTTCTACATTCCGTTCTGGCGCAAGCGCTGGTGGAAGGAACTGCTTTTCGAGGCGCGCTGGTACGCCTTTCTCGAAAAGGAGCCGAAGAAGTATATCGGTCACAACCCGCTGGCCCATCTGGCGATGTTCACCTTCATCACGCTGGGCATGAGTTTCATGATCGTCACCGGCTTTGCGCTTTATGCCGAGGGGGCGGGGCAGGGCTCGATCTATGACCGCATGTTCGGCTGGGTGCTGGGGCTTGTCGGCAATTCCCAGCGGCTGCACACGCTGCACCATCTGGGCATGTGGGCCATCACGCTTTTCGCGATCTTCCACATCTATGCGGCGATCCGCGAAGACATCATGTCGCGTCAGTCCATGATCACCACCATGATCTCCGGCTGGCGGACCTTCAAGGACAACCGGGTGGAGTGA
- a CDS encoding HupE/UreJ family protein, with product MRKYLLAGALAALAGPALAHTGQGAASGLMHGMLHPVTGLDHLLAMLAVGLWSGFALRRRVWAGAATFMGAMIAGAALSWAGVPIPGVEGMIAASVAVFGLLALFARQDQPRWLTGGALAAIALFGACHGHAHASETTGAALAYLGGFLLSTAALHLIGIAVARGVADLRAARMLRGAAGGTLLASGAWLLAG from the coding sequence ATGAGGAAATATCTGCTTGCCGGGGCCCTGGCTGCCCTGGCCGGACCGGCGCTGGCCCATACCGGGCAGGGCGCTGCCTCGGGGCTGATGCACGGGATGCTTCATCCCGTGACCGGGCTCGACCATCTGCTGGCGATGCTGGCGGTGGGGCTCTGGTCCGGCTTTGCGCTGCGGCGCCGGGTCTGGGCCGGGGCCGCCACCTTCATGGGCGCGATGATCGCGGGGGCGGCGCTGTCCTGGGCGGGGGTGCCCATTCCGGGCGTCGAGGGCATGATCGCGGCCTCGGTCGCGGTGTTCGGCCTGCTCGCGCTGTTTGCCCGTCAGGACCAGCCGCGCTGGCTCACGGGCGGGGCGCTGGCGGCGATCGCGCTTTTCGGCGCCTGCCACGGGCATGCCCATGCCTCCGAGACGACCGGGGCGGCGCTGGCCTATCTGGGCGGGTTCCTGCTGTCGACCGCGGCCTTGCATCTGATCGGCATCGCGGTTGCCCGCGGCGTGGCCGATCTGCGCGCGGCCCGGATGCTGCGCGGCGCCGCTGGCGGCACGCTGCTCGCCTCGGGCGCCTGGCTTCTGGCAGGGTGA
- a CDS encoding nickel-dependent hydrogenase large subunit has product MVATPNGFDLDNTGRRIVVDPVTRIEGHMRCEVNVDDEGIIRNAVSTGTMWRGLEVILKGRDPRDAWAFTERICGVCTGTHALTSVRAVEDALGISIPQNANSIRNIMQLNLQIHDHIVHFYHLHALDWVNPVNALRADPKATSELQQAVSPSHPLSSPGYFRDVQNRLKKFVESGQLGLFKNGYWDNPAYRLPPEADLMATTHYLEALDLQKEVVKIHTIFGGKNPHPNWLVGGVPCPINIDGTGAVGAINMERLNMVSSIIDLCMTFVKNVYIPDVVAIGGFYRNWLYGGGLSGQAVMAYGDIPENPNDFSAEQLHLPRGAIINGNLNEVLDVDPRDPEQVQEFVDHSWYTYGTPGKGLHPWDGVTEPKFELGPNAKGTKTNIQELDEAAKYSWIKAPRWKGHAMEVGPLARYVVGYAKGHEEIRGQVDGLLRTMDLPVEALFSTLGRTAARALEADYCARLQKHFFDKLITTCRNGDTATANVEKWEPKTWPKEAKGVGMTEAPRGALGHWIKIKDGRIENYQCVVPTTWNGSPRDTAGNIGAFEAALMDTKMERPDEPVEILRTLHSFDPCLACSTHVMAPDGQELTRVKVR; this is encoded by the coding sequence ATGGTCGCCACTCCGAACGGCTTCGACCTCGACAATACCGGCCGCCGCATCGTCGTCGACCCGGTGACCCGGATCGAGGGCCACATGCGCTGCGAGGTGAATGTGGACGATGAGGGCATCATCCGCAACGCGGTCTCGACCGGGACCATGTGGCGCGGGCTCGAGGTGATCCTCAAGGGCCGCGATCCGCGCGATGCCTGGGCCTTCACCGAACGCATCTGCGGCGTCTGCACCGGGACCCATGCCCTGACCAGCGTGCGCGCGGTCGAGGATGCGCTCGGGATCTCGATCCCGCAGAATGCCAACTCGATCCGCAACATCATGCAGCTGAACCTGCAGATCCACGACCATATCGTCCATTTCTACCATCTGCATGCGCTGGACTGGGTGAACCCGGTCAATGCGCTGCGGGCCGATCCCAAGGCGACCTCCGAGCTGCAGCAGGCGGTTTCGCCCAGCCACCCGCTTTCTTCCCCGGGCTATTTCCGCGACGTGCAGAACCGGCTGAAGAAATTCGTCGAAAGCGGGCAGCTGGGGCTTTTCAAGAACGGCTACTGGGACAATCCGGCCTATCGGCTGCCGCCCGAGGCCGACCTGATGGCGACGACCCATTACCTCGAGGCGCTGGACCTGCAGAAGGAGGTGGTGAAGATCCACACCATCTTCGGCGGCAAGAACCCGCATCCGAACTGGCTGGTCGGCGGCGTGCCCTGTCCGATCAATATCGACGGCACCGGCGCGGTCGGCGCGATCAACATGGAGCGGCTGAACATGGTCAGCTCCATCATCGACCTGTGCATGACCTTCGTGAAGAACGTCTACATTCCGGATGTCGTCGCCATCGGCGGTTTCTACAGGAACTGGCTCTATGGCGGCGGGCTGTCGGGGCAGGCGGTCATGGCCTATGGCGACATTCCCGAGAACCCCAACGATTTCTCGGCCGAGCAGCTGCATTTGCCGCGCGGCGCCATCATCAACGGCAACCTGAACGAGGTGCTCGACGTCGATCCGCGCGACCCCGAGCAGGTGCAGGAATTCGTCGACCATTCCTGGTATACCTACGGCACGCCCGGCAAGGGCCTGCATCCCTGGGACGGCGTGACCGAGCCGAAATTCGAGCTTGGGCCCAATGCCAAGGGAACCAAGACCAATATCCAGGAGCTCGACGAGGCGGCCAAGTATTCCTGGATCAAGGCGCCGCGCTGGAAGGGCCATGCGATGGAGGTGGGGCCGCTGGCCCGCTATGTCGTCGGCTATGCCAAGGGCCATGAGGAAATCAGGGGCCAGGTCGACGGGCTTCTGCGGACCATGGACCTGCCGGTCGAGGCGCTGTTCTCGACGCTGGGGCGTACGGCGGCCCGCGCGCTCGAGGCCGATTATTGCGCGCGGTTGCAGAAGCATTTCTTCGACAAGCTGATCACGACCTGCCGCAACGGCGATACCGCGACCGCCAATGTCGAGAAATGGGAGCCGAAGACCTGGCCCAAGGAGGCCAAGGGCGTCGGCATGACCGAGGCGCCGCGCGGCGCGCTGGGGCACTGGATCAAGATCAAAGACGGGCGGATCGAGAACTATCAATGCGTCGTGCCCACCACCTGGAACGGCAGCCCGCGCGACACCGCCGGCAATATCGGCGCCTTCGAGGCGGCGCTGATGGACACCAAGATGGAGCGTCCGGACGAGCCGGTAGAGATCCTGCGCACGCTGCACAGCTTCGATCCGTGCCTGGCCTGCTCGACCCATGTGATGGCGCCGGACGGGCAGGAACTGACCCGGGTCAAGGTTCGCTGA
- a CDS encoding hydrogenase small subunit, giving the protein MAEIETFYEVMRRQGITRRSFMKYCSLTAAALGLGPAFVPKIAHAMETKPRTPVIWVHGLECTCCSESFIRSAHPLAKDVVLSMISLDYDDTLMAAAGHAAEAALEDTIEKYKGNYILAVEGNPPLNEDGMYCIIGGKPFVDQLRHAAEHAKAIISWGACASYGCVQAAAPNPTRATPVHKVITDKPIIKVPGCPPIAEVMTGVITYMLTFDRMPELDRQGRPKMFYSQRIHDKCYRRPHFDAGQFVETWDDEYARKGYCLYKMGCKGPTTYNACSTVRWNEGVSFPIQSGHGCIGCSEDGFWDQGSFYDRLTTIKQFGIEATADQIGFAAAGAVGAGIAAHIAASALKRAQKKSQDSTQKEEV; this is encoded by the coding sequence GCTTCATGAAATACTGCTCGCTGACGGCGGCGGCGCTGGGTCTCGGACCCGCCTTCGTGCCGAAGATCGCCCATGCGATGGAAACCAAGCCGAGAACGCCGGTGATCTGGGTCCACGGTCTGGAATGCACCTGCTGCTCGGAAAGCTTCATCCGCTCGGCGCACCCGCTGGCCAAGGATGTCGTGCTGTCGATGATCTCGCTCGACTATGACGACACGCTGATGGCGGCGGCGGGCCATGCGGCCGAGGCGGCGCTGGAAGACACGATCGAGAAATACAAGGGCAACTACATCCTTGCGGTCGAGGGCAACCCGCCGCTGAACGAGGACGGGATGTATTGCATCATCGGCGGCAAGCCCTTCGTCGATCAGCTGCGCCATGCGGCCGAACATGCCAAGGCGATCATCTCCTGGGGGGCCTGTGCCTCCTATGGCTGCGTGCAGGCCGCGGCGCCGAACCCGACCCGCGCGACCCCGGTGCACAAGGTCATCACCGACAAGCCGATCATCAAGGTGCCGGGCTGTCCGCCCATCGCCGAGGTCATGACCGGCGTCATCACCTACATGCTGACCTTCGACCGCATGCCCGAACTCGACCGCCAGGGGCGGCCGAAGATGTTCTATTCCCAGCGCATCCACGACAAGTGCTACCGCCGTCCGCATTTCGATGCGGGCCAGTTCGTCGAGACCTGGGACGACGAATATGCGCGCAAGGGCTATTGCCTCTACAAGATGGGCTGCAAGGGGCCGACCACCTACAATGCCTGTTCCACCGTGCGCTGGAACGAGGGCGTCAGCTTCCCGATCCAGTCGGGCCATGGCTGCATCGGCTGTTCCGAGGACGGGTTCTGGGACCAGGGCTCGTTCTACGACCGGCTGACCACGATCAAGCAGTTCGGGATCGAGGCCACCGCCGATCAGATCGGCTTTGCCGCGGCCGGAGCGGTCGGCGCGGGCATCGCCGCCCATATCGCCGCTTCGGCCCTGAAGCGGGCCCAGAAGAAGTCCCAGGACAGTACCCAGAAAGAGGAGGTGTAA